One window of the Micropterus dolomieu isolate WLL.071019.BEF.003 ecotype Adirondacks linkage group LG08, ASM2129224v1, whole genome shotgun sequence genome contains the following:
- the mbd4 gene encoding methyl-CpG-binding domain protein 4 — MAADVGVKGQLLENDFRADTTTSDSTTVLTGLRNNNTHLKMHSASCDIQLETSGDINNQSRKEDVSCHTSTMPHGWIREVRQRKAGKTAGKLDIYITSPQGRKFRSRASLHTFLLKDGEGNLDINLFDFTASKGDVVTIPSQVKQSRRKKKHAAGQQEQTTETVLDSPLTKGITRVLEVCSDKTDDKPSTTVDGVKLQKSPQRVGLLREKLLRLAPSSNQQNYFIVHKEDQAADSQPSHTSLNVEAATESANESEDERGEDEIQIHGEGDNEPNSELDANADGHWDVEEVLLPDITGGSCTPVSNSQNKSKSMEDKRKTSPYFSRKPLQDGLSPPRRKAFKKWTPPRSPYNLVQETLFHDPWKLLVATIFLNKTSGKMAIPVLWQFFERYPSAEVTREADWKPMSELMKPLGLYELRAKILIRFSDEYLTKQWRYPIELHGIGKYGNDSYRIFCVGEWRQVTPEDHMLNKYHAWLWENHETLGI, encoded by the exons ATGGCTGCTGATGTGGGAGTAAAAGGTCAGCTGCTGGAAAATGATTTCAGGGCTGACACCACCACTTCAGATTCCACAACTGTCTTAACCGGGCTCAGGAATAACAACACCCATCTCAAAATGCACTCTGCTAGCTGTGATATCCAGCTGGAGACCAGTGGAGACATAAATAACCAAAGTCGCAAGGAGGATGTTTCCTGTCACACTTCCACAATGCCCCATGGCTGGATCAGAGAGGTGAGGCAGAGGAAAGCGGGCAAGACAGCAGGCAAACTGGACATCTACATTACAAG TCCACAAGGGCGGAAGTTCCGGTCAAGAGCATCCCTGCACACATTCCTCCTAAAAGATGGAGAAGGGAACTTAGACATAAACCTTTTCGATTTCACTGCATCCAAAGGCGATGTCGTCACAATTCCCTCCCAAGTGAAACagagcagaagaaagaaaaaacatgcagCTGGACAGCAGGAGCAAACAACAGAAACTGTACTGGATTCACCACTAACCAAGGGGATCACACGTGTATTAGAAGTGTGTAGTGACAAAACTGATGACAAACCTTCAACCACAGTGGATGGCGTCAAACTGCAGAAGAGCCCCCAGAGGGTGGGTCTGCTGAGAGAGAAGCTACTCAGACTGGCTCCTTCCAGTAACCAACAAAACTATTTTATTGTTCACAAGGAAGATCAGGCAGCAGACTCGCAGCCTTCTCACACGAGTCTGAATGTTGAAGCTGCCACCGAGAGTGCGAACGAAAGTGAAGATGAACGAGGTGAAGATGAGATACAGATTCACGGCGAAGGTGACAACGAGCCTAATTCTGAACTGGATGCTAATGCTGACGGTCACTGGGATGTGGAAGAGGTGTTGTTACCTGACATCACTGGTGGGAGCTGCACACCAGTGAGCAATTCCCAGAATA AGTCCAAGAGCATGGAGGACAAACGAAAAACCAGCCCTTATTTCAGCAGGAAACCCCTCCAGGATg GCCTTAGCCCACCCAGGAGGAAAGCCTTCAAGAAGTGGACACCCCCTCGCTCTCCCTACAACCTCGTACAGGAGACACTTTTCCATGACCCCTGGAAGCTCCTGGTGGCCACCATTTTTCTGAATAAAACCAGTG GCAAGATGGCCATACCAGTACTGTGGCAGTTCTTTGAGCGTTACCCATCTGCAGAGGTGACCCGTGAGGCTGACTGGAAGCCCATGTCCGAACTTATGAAGCCACTTGGCCTGTATGAGCTTAGAGCCAAAATACTCATCCGGTTCTCAG ATGAATATCTGACTAAACAGTGGCGTTACCCCATCGAGCTGCATGGTATTGGGAAGTATGGCAACGACTCCTACAGGATCTTCTGTGTGGGAGAATGGAGACAG GTGACACCTGAAGATCACATGTTAAACAAATACCACGCCTGGCTGTGGGAGAATCATGAAACGCTCGGaatctga